The Microcebus murinus isolate Inina chromosome 4, M.murinus_Inina_mat1.0, whole genome shotgun sequence genome has a segment encoding these proteins:
- the LOC105883407 gene encoding olfactory receptor 52A5-like yields the protein MLKQNGTVFRPSVLTLIGIPGLESVQVWIGIPFCTMYIIALFGNSLLLVVIKTEHSLHEPMYIFLAMLGATDIVLSTCILPKMLGIFWFHLSKIYFDACLLQMWLIHTFQAVESGILLAMALDRYVAICEPLRHATIFTHQLLTQIGVGVTLRAGLLVAPCLILIKCRLKFYRTTVVSHSYCEHMAIVKLAAEDVRINKIYGLFVAFSILGLDIIFITLSYIRIFITVFNLPQKEARLKAFNTCIAHILVFLEFYLLAFFSFFTHRFGFHVPSYIHILLSNLYLLVPPLLNPIVYGVKTKQIRDGVSKIFYRKYPL from the coding sequence ATGCTCAAGCAAAATGGTACAGTCTTCAGGCCCTCGGTGCTGACGCTGATTGGGATCCCTGGCTTGGAATCTGTGCAAGTCTGGATTGGGATTCCTTTCTGTACCATGTACATCATTGCTCTGTTTGGGAATTCCCTGCTCCTGGTTGTCATCAAAACTGAGCACAGCCTCCATGAGCCCATGTACATCTTCCTGGCAATGCTTGGAGCAACAGACATTGTTCTCAGTACCTGCATCCTACCCAAAATGCTAGGAATATTCTGGTTTCATCTGTCAAAGATCTACTTTGATGCTTGTCTCTTGCAGATGTGGCTCATCCACACATTCCAGGCTGTTGAGTCAGGTATTTTGCTGGCCATGGCCCTGGACCGCTACGTGGCAATCTGTGAACCTCTGAGACATGCAACCATCTTTACACACCAACTTCTCACTCAGATTGGTGTTGGAGTGACACTCAGAGCAGGCCTCCTGGTAGCTCCATGTCTCATCCTCATCAAATGCCGGCTGAAATTCTACCGGACCACTGTGGTCTCCCATTCATATTGTGAGCATATGGCCATCGTGAAGTTGGCAGCAGAAGATGTTAGAATCAACAAGATCTATGGTTTGTTTGTGGCTTTCAGCATACTTGGCCTTGATATCATCTTCATCACTCTCTCCTACATTCGAATATTTATAACTGTCTTCAATCTTCCTCAAAAGGAAGCTAGGCTCAAGGCCTTTAACACCTGCATTGCCCACATTTTGGTCTTCCTCGAGTTTTATCTCctggctttcttctctttctttacacACAGGTTTGGGTTCCATGTACCATCCTACATTCATATTCTTCTGTCAAACCTTTACCTGCTTGTCCCACCTTTGCTCAATCCTATAGTCTATGGAGTGAAGACCAAACAAATTCGAGATGGAGTGTCCAAGATATTCTACCGTAAGTATCCACTTTGA
- the LOC105883406 gene encoding olfactory receptor 51V1-like, with translation MSAISISNFNSSRFVLTGFPGLEADYLWISIPFSSIYGMVFLGNCMVLHVIRTESSLHQPMFYFLAMLALTDLCMGMSTVHTVLGILWGFIHEISLDSCISQSYFIHGLSFMESSVLLAMSFDRYIAICNPLRYSSILTNGKIMKIGVAILCRSSLLIPPVIIRLKFLNYCRPHILSHSFCLHQDLIRIACSDIRFNSIYALTLVISNLLLDAVLILISYVMILHTVLAIASWEERLKSLQTCVSHICAVLVFYIPIIGLTMVHRFGKHLSPLVHVLMGNIYILFPPLMNPIIYSIKTQQIRSRIQRLFYLKRS, from the coding sequence ATGTCTGCTATCTCTATCTCAAACTTCAATAGTTCCAGATTTGTTCTCACTGGTTTTCCTGGCCTAGAAGCTGACTATCTCTGGATCTCCATCCCTTTCTCCTCCATCTATGGTATGGTGTTCCTGGGAAACTGCATGGTGCTCCATGTGATCCGGACTGAGTCGAGCCTGCATCAGCCCATGTTCTATTTCCTGGCCATGTTGGCCCTCACCGACCTATGCATGGGGATGTCCACTGTGCACACGGTGCTGGGGATTCTGTGGGGTTTCATTCATGAGATCAGCCTTGATTCTTGCATTTCCCAATCCTATTTCATTCATGGTCTGTCCTTCATGGAGTCCTCTGTCCTCCTTGCTATGTCTTTTGACCGCTACATAGCCATTTGCAACCCTCTACGCTACTCCTCCATTCTAACCAATGGCAAAATCATGAAAATTGGGGTGGCGATATTATGTAGGAGTTCTTTACTCATACCTCCAGTCATCATCCGTTTGAAGTTCTTAAATTATTGCCGACCTCACATCCTTTCTCACTCTTTCTGCCTGCATCAAGACTTAATTCGAATTGCCTGTTCAGACATCCGCTTCAACAGTATCTATGCTTTGACTCTCGTGATTAGTAATCTGTTGTTGGATGCAGTGCTCATACTTATCTCCTATGTCATGATCCTGCATACTGTGTTAGCTATTGCATCTTGGGAAGAGAGACTCAAGTCCTTGCAGACCTGTGTATCTCACATCTGTGCTGttttggttttctacatcccaaTCATTGGTCTGACTATGGTGCACCGTTTTGGGAAACACCTCTCACCATTGGTTCATGTCCTCATGGGCAACATCTATATCCTGTTCCCACCCTTGATGAACCCCATTATTTATAGTATCAAGACCCAACAAATACGAAGCAGAATTCAGAGACTGTTCTACTTGAAAAGATCCTAG